The sequence ATTGAATTGCTTGAAATCACCAGACTGGGTGTTGAAGGACACATCGGTACCAAGAGCCAAGACGTTGTTTCCAACCACACCGGAGAAGTTGACAATGGGGCTAGCGGTCAATCCAACACTGGTGCAGATACCAGCATAGTCGTGCAGATACTGGAGCTCAACCTGTTTTTAACACAGGAAAAAAGGTTGTTGTTACACAGACTCATACATAgcaaaactattttataaaccATAGAAGCTATCTTTTATATTACCTTGCCAGATTTCTGATCAGGCACCTTGGCGCTGACGATTGCCTTCAATCCAGGGGTAGCCTCATCATAGGTAAAGGTGGTCAGCAGCTGAAAAAATATTCACACAGAGATTGTCAAAATGAATTAAGCAGAAATCAACATGTTTGGGAATGATTAATTTGGTAGAGAGGCAGCAAGTAAGCATACAGAAGAATCAGTGGCGACTTTGATATCGGCAGTGAAGTTCTTGTTCTTGACTTGGGTAGTTACATCACCAACAAACAAGTCTCCCTTGTTTGTTCCAGTGGTGGTGATTGCCTAAAGATCATAAcacagaaaatatattataaaattgatgaaTAATGTTCAATCAGTTACAAATCAGttatataactataaaacaAAGTTTTAATCATCACATCACTATGAAGAATCTGATAAGAGAACTTACAACGCCGGTGGAAGAGTAAGTGGTGACGCTGAGCTTCTGGTCTCCTTGGTAGTCCTTGTAGAGAAGATCTGCAATCGAAGATCACGATTCAGCTACTGTATATAGATAAAACGTTTTCCAGATCCGCAGAGAAGATTCGAATACAGCGCATTATTGATACAAGTCAACGAAACAGAGAGCATATAATCGACGGAAACGGCTCATAATCCTAAATAGGCGACGATTGATAAACCTAAAGCGATTCAACGAATCTCAACACCACGAGCAAGTCACATTCACCTCACAAAGAGAaaggttagagagagagagatggaggagGCTCGTCGTACCTCTGGCCTTTTTGCCGATTTCGGTGTAGAGTCCTGGACCTTTAACCATGATTGTTTTCTCTGGTACGAGCTGTGCAGAGTACGAGTCAGAGGAGAGGAGAGTGACGATGGTGGTAACTGGTGGTGTGTGTATTTAAGGGGATGAAGAAAACCCTAAATCCCTTTCTTCTCGTGCTCCTCCTTATCAAGCAAAATATCTTCAGCCGTTGGATCGATATtactttgtctttttctcttctttgacAACCGTTAGATTTATTTATTCCCCACTCACCAAGGCATtttctttttccctttttttttattttaattggcCTTTTCCATTTTCAATTTGCGTGGGACGCAGGCGCCGTCTCTATTTCCTTGCTCCCCaaagttttttaatataaataatttttgatctatatatttatttagattTAACATGTATCAACTTTAGAGTTAGACCACCATCTGAAGTGTTATTGAATTCTTGTTTAGATGTTATTCTACATATTTATCTCTGgccttttgatttttatttagatGATGTTCTTAGATTTGGTTcaataaaaca is a genomic window of Brassica napus cultivar Da-Ae chromosome A2, Da-Ae, whole genome shotgun sequence containing:
- the LOC106367187 gene encoding mitochondrial outer membrane protein porin 3, whose product is MVKGPGLYTEIGKKARDLLYKDYQGDQKLSVTTYSSTGVAITTTGTNKGDLFVGDVTTQVKNKNFTADIKVATDSSLLTTFTYDEATPGLKAIVSAKVPDQKSGKVELQYLHDYAGICTSVGLTASPIVNFSGVVGNNVLALGTDVSFNTQSGDFKQFNAGFSFTKDDLIAALTLNDKGDKLNASYYHIVNPLSNTVVGAEVTHSFTTQKNAITVGAQHALDPLTTLKARVNNDGVANALIQHQWRPKSFITVSGEVNSRAIEKGAKVGFALALKP